A window of the Brassica napus cultivar Da-Ae chromosome C5, Da-Ae, whole genome shotgun sequence genome harbors these coding sequences:
- the LOC106401687 gene encoding galactokinase has translation MAKQEEVTVPIFTSLDPVYGEGSQLQEANSRFDALKSKFNQAFGASPQLFARSPGRVNLIGEHIDYEGYSVLPMAIRQDTIIAIRKREGQNELRIANVDEKYSMCTYPADPLQEIDLKNHKWGHYFICAYKGFHEFAKSKGVNVDSPVGLDVVVDGIVPTGSGLSSSAAFVCSSTIAIMAVFGESFEKKELAQLTCECEQHIGTQSGGMDQAISIMAKTGFAELIDFNPVRATDVKLPDGGSFVIAHSLAESQKAVTAATNYNNRVVECRLASIILGIKLGMEPKEAISKVKTLSDVEGLCVSFAGDRGSSDPVLAVKEYLKEEPYTAEEIEKIVEGKLPSILNNDPTSLAVLNAATHFKLHQRAAHVYSEARRVHGFKDTVYSNLSDEEKLKKLGDLMNESHYSCSVLYECSCPELEELVKVSRENGALGARLTGAGWGGCTVALVKESGVSQFISAVKEKYYKKRIEKGVVKEEDMELYLFASKPSSGAAIFNF, from the exons ATGGCGAAACAAGAAGAAGTCACGGTCCCGATCTTCACCTCCCTTGATCCTGTCTACGGCGAAGGATCTCAGCTCCAAGAAGCTAACTCACGATTCGACGCTTTGAAATCCAAATTCAACCAAGCCTTCGGTGCTTCTCCCCAGCTCTTCGCTCGCTCTCCCG GAAGAGTGAATCTGATCGGAGAGCACATTGACTATGAGGGATACTCAGTGCTCCCAATGGCTATTCGTCAGGACACCATTATTGCTATCAGGAAACGAGAGGGTCAGAATGAGTTGAGGATTGCAAACGTTGATGAGAAGTACTCCATGTGTACTTATCCTGCTGATCCTCTCCAG GAGATTGACTTGAAGAATCACAAGTGGGGTCATTACTTCATCTGCGC GTACAAAGGGTTCCATGAGTTTGCAAAGTCAAAAGGGGTGAATGTTGATTCACCTGTTGGACTTGATGTGGTTGTTGATGGCATTGTTCCTACAG gGTCTGGGCTGTCAAGTTCTGCTGCCTTTGTTTGCTCATCAACAATTGCTATTATGGCTGtctttggtgagagctttgaAAAG AAAGAACTTGCACAGCTTACATGTGAATGTGAACAACACATTGGAACACAATCTGGTGGGATGGACCAG GCAATCTCTATTATGGCTAAAACTGGTTTTGCTGAGCTTATCGACTTTAACCCGGTCCGTGCCACCGACGTGAAACTCCCTGATGGAGGGAGTTTTGTGATCGCACACTCTCTTGCAGAGTCTCAGAAGGCGGTCACAGCTGCTACTAATTACAATAACAGGGTCGTTGAGTGTCGACTTGCTTCG ATCATACTTGGCATTAAGCTTGGAATGGAACCTAAAGAAGCAATATCAAAAGTTAAGACTCTCTCTGACGTGGAGGGTTTATGTGTGTCGTTTGCTGGTGACCGTGGTTCCTCTGATCCTGTTCTAGCTGTTAAG GAATATCTGAAAGAAGAACCATACACGGCCGAGGAGATTGAGAAGATCGTGGAGGGGAAGTTACCATCAATCTTGAACAACGATCCAACTTCTTTAGCTGTACTTAATGCTGCAACGCATTTCAAGCTGCATCAG AGAGCTGCACATGTTTACTCTGAAGCCCGGAGAGTTCATGGTTTCAAGGACACTGTCTATTCAAACTTAAG TGACGAAGAGAAGTTGAAGAAGCTTGGTGATCTCATGAACGAGAGCCATTACAGCTGTAGTGTGCTATACGAGTGCAG TTGCCCGGAGCTAGAAGAACTAGTTAAAGTTTCCAGGGAGAATGGAGCACTTGGAGCAAGACTGACCGGAGCTGGATGGGGCGGTTGCACTGTTGCCTTGGTTAAAGAATCTGGCGTCTCTCAGTTCATCTCTGCGGTTAAG GAGAAGTACTACAAGAAGAGGATAGAGAAAGGAGTGGTGAAGGAAGAAGACATGGAGCTTTACCTTTTTGCCTCCAAGCCTTCAAGTGGTGCTGCCATCTTCAACTTCTGA
- the BNAC05G45230D gene encoding protein SINE3, with product MKEVQILRKNSTRSSDPATKRIIKDPELKNRKFAEKRQSATVGSTNDPPDFDPIYFAISDHEAESFLQGSSVDLLPTPEICDESPVSSVANKAFHVIDAAIAAGLPASVQSLRAEISDLKKTICSVESCDESKRVDVAVTVKFRVVVLVFVLWALFAAIVVGVSSGEEVAYSGPLPT from the exons ATGAAGGAAGTTCAAATTCTCAGGAAAAACTCTACGCGCTCATCTGATCCCGCAACGAAGAGGATCATCAAGGATCCTGAGCTCAAGAATCGAAAG TTTGCGGAGAAGAGACAGAGCGCAACCGTCGGAAGCACGAACGATCCACCGGATTTTGATCCGATCTATTTCGCGATCTCCGATCACGAAGCCGAG AGTTTTCTGCAAGGATCGAGTGTAGACCTCTTACCAACGCCAGAGATTTGCGACGAATCTCCAGTTTCATCCGTTGCTAACAAGGCTTTTCACGTCATCGACGCTGCGATTGCTGCGGGCTTGCCTGCTTCTGTGCAGTCCTTGCGCGCCGAGATCAGCGACCTGAAGAAAACGATCTGTTCAGTTGAGAGCTGTGATGAAAGTAAACGCGTCGATGTAGCTGTTACCGTCAAATTCCGCGTTGTGGTTTTGGTTTTCGTCCTTTGGGCTCTCTTTGCTGCGATTGTGGTAGGAGTCAGCTCAGGAGAGGAGGTTGCTTACTCTGGACCACTTCCAACTTGA
- the LOC106401686 gene encoding nuclear poly(A) polymerase 3 has product MRRGGERYTGLPPYMAELEQECSVSLRQLMVNEGLIPSPEDDKKRRSVIHMLQRIVVRWIKIVAWKRRLPQHHINATNATIIPYGSYGLGVHGSESDIDALCIGPFFATITEDFFIDLHDLLKSRAEVSEVHCVKDAKVPLIRFKFDGILVDLPYAQLRVLSIPNMVDVLNPFFLRDIDDTSWRSLSGVRANQCILQIVPSVELFQSLLRCVKLWAKRRGVYGNLNGFLGGVHMAILAAFVCGYNPNATLSSLVASFFSTFAYWQWPTPVVLLRDAYAATGSPPGLMPIQLPCGGRQYCNSNVTRSTYCKIMSEFHRGHHLTKGYLKHGFNWNSLFEPYPYATTYAWFVKIHLSASNEEDLSDWVGWVKSRFRSLLIKIEEVFGLCDPNPTEHLEACEKQPNIVYYWGLHLRTVNVSDIESVETDFLKNVNNSGSFQGSVGGIQLSVVQTSQLPKNVECDTSNRNKRVTRTCWRVRDDNHCKDKPVYSRHLPGYVVGYEKINDRDAESTDVKC; this is encoded by the exons ATGAGAAGAGGAGGCGAGAGATATACAG GTTTGCCTCCTTACATGGCTGAATTAGAACAAGAATGCTCTGTTTCGCTTCGTCAG CTTATGGTGAATGAAGGACTCATTCCATCTCCTGAAGATGACAAGAAACGAAGAAGTGTTATTCATATGCTACAAAGG ATAGTAGTGAGATGGATTAAGATCGTTGCTTGGAAACGACGTCTTCCTCAACATCATATCAACGCAACCAACGCCACCATAATCCCTTATGGATCCTATGGTCTTGGG GTTCATGGTTCTGAATCAGACATTGACGCTTTGTGCATTGGTCCTTTCTTCGCCACTATAACC GAGGATTTTTTCATCGACTTGCATGATCTGTTAAAAAGTAGAGCCGAAGTTTCCGAGGTTCACTgtgttaaagatgctaaagtcCCTCTCATCCGCTTCAAGTTTGATGGCATCTTGGTTGATCTTCCATACGCTCAGCTTCGAGTCTTATCAATCCCAAAC ATGGTAGATGTGCTGAACCCTTTCTTCTTGAGAGACATTGATGACACGAGCTGGAGAAGCTTATCTGGAGTTCGCGCAAATCAATGCATCCTTCAGATAGTGCCTTCCGTTGAG TTGTTTCAATCATTGCTGCGGTGTGTGAAACTATGGGCAAAGAGGCGTGGTGTATACGGTAAC TTGAATGGGTTCCTTGGAGGAGTTCATATGGCTATCCTTGCAGCGTTTGTCTGCGGATATAACCCCAACGCTACGTTGAGTTCCCTTGTGGCGAGTTTCTTCAGCACGTTTGCTTATTGGCAGTGGCCTACACCAGTGGTGCTTCTGAGGGATGCTTACGCAGCTACTGGCTCTCCTCCAGGGCTAATGCCTATCCAGTTGCCTTGCGGTGGACGTCAGTACTGCAACTCCAACGTAACGAGGAGCACGTATTGCAAGATCATGTCAGAGTTTCACCGAGGGCATCATTTGACTAag GGTTACTTGAAACATGGCTTTAACTGGAACAGTTTGTTTGAGCCTTATCCGTATGCAACCACGTACGCTTGGTTCGTCAAGATACACCTCTCTGCTTCTAATGAGGAAGATCTGAGTGATTGGGTTGGTTGGGTTAAGTCACGTTTCCGCTCTCTACTGATCAAA ATAGAGGAAGTCTTTGGACTTTGTGATCCAAACCCAACAGAGCATTTAGAAGCCTGTGAGAAACAGCCAAACATTGTATACTACTGGGGGTTACATCTCAGAACCGTAAATGTTTCAGACATTGAATCCGTGGAGACAGACTTTCTGAAGAATGTCAACAACAGCGGAAGCTTCCAAGGATCAGTTGGTGGAATCCAGTTGTCAGTTGTGCAAACGTCTCAGCTTCCTAAGAATGTTGAGTGTGATACAAGTAACAGAAACAAGAGGGTGACAAGGACGTGTTGGAGAGTCCGGGATGATAACCACTGCAAGGATAAACCGGTTTACTCAAGGCATTTGCCTGGTTATGTGGTTGGGTATGAGAAGATTAATGACAGAGACGCTGAGAGTACTGATGTTAAGTGTTAG
- the LOC106397395 gene encoding transcription factor bHLH148-like → MASLFSDNEQPPTNSNSISTVLLRKKKSLSASTGDGESHARWRSEKQQRIYSAKLIQALKQVRLSSSSAASTSSPTAQKRGKAVREAADRALAVSARGRTLWSRAILANRIKLKFRKQKRPRQTVVPAVTTVVTTGASSSRGRKRRVSVVGMNKKSLPTVNRKVRSLGRLVPGCKKESVPVILEEATDYIQALEMQVRAMNSLVELLSGYSAYAPPPI, encoded by the coding sequence ATGGCGTCTCTGTTCTCCGATAACGAACAACCGCCGACGAATTCGAACTCAATTTCTACCGTTCTCCTTCGAAAGAAGAAGAGCTTATCTGCTTCAACCGGAGACGGTGAGAGCCACGCGCGATGGAGATCGGAGAAGCAACAGCGTATCTACTCCGCCAAGCTGATCCAGGCGCTGAAACAGGTCCGCCTCAGCTCTTCCTCCGCCGCGTCGACATCGTCTCCAACGGCTCAGAAGCGGGGAAAAGCCGTCCGCGAAGCCGCCGACCGCGCCCTCGCCGTTTCCGCCCGCGGAAGGACGCTCTGGAGCAGAGCGATCCTTGCTAACCGGATCAAACTGAAGTTCCGGAAGCAGAAACGGCCGAGGCAGACGGTCGTACCGGCCGTGACCACGGTGGTCACGACGGGAGCTAGCAGCAGCAGAGGGAGGAAACGGAGAGTGTCGGTGGTGGGAATGAATAAGAAGAGTTTACCGACGGTTAACCGGAAAGTTCGCTCTCTCGGCCGGTTAGTTCCGGGTTGCAAAAAAGAATCTGTACCGGTGATTCTAGAAGAAGCAACCGATTACATACAAGCACTGGAGATGCAAGTCAGAGCCATGAACTCTCTCGTGGAGCTTCTCTCCGGCTACTCAGCCTATGCTCCTCCGCCGATTTGA